The following coding sequences are from one Microtus pennsylvanicus isolate mMicPen1 chromosome 1, mMicPen1.hap1, whole genome shotgun sequence window:
- the Rnf34 gene encoding E3 ubiquitin-protein ligase RNF34 isoform X1, which produces MKAGATSMWASCCGLLNEVMGTGAVRGQQTGFPGSTGPFRFTPSSDFPTYPPAATEGPNIVCKACGLSFSVFRKKHVCCDCKKDFCSFCSVSHGNLRRCSTCHLLQETAFQRPQLMRLKVKDLRQYLLLRNIPTDTCREKEDLVDLVLCHRGLASGGDLDSSSLNSSRSQTSSFFTQSFFSNYTAPSATVSSFQGELMDRDGTFRSEVLAQVQSEIATANTDDDDDDDDDEDEDDDNEEEDDDDEQEENLEEQNPGLSKKKVRASLSDLSSLEEVEGMSVRQLKEILARNFVNYSGCCEKWELVEKVNRLYKENEENQKSYGERMQLQDEEDDSLCRICMDAVIDCVLLECGHMVTCTKCGKRMSECPICRQYVVRAVHVFKS; this is translated from the exons ATGAAG GCGGGTGCTACTTCTATGTGGGCTTCATGCTGTGGGCTGCTAAATGAAGTCATGGGAACTGGAGCTGTCAGAGGTCAGCAGACGGGATTTCCAGGAAGCACCGGCCCATTCAGATTTACACCAAGCTCTGACTTTCCCACCTATCCACCAGCAGCTACTGAAGGGCCCAATATAGTTTGCAAAGCGTGTGGGCTTTCATTTTCAGTCTTTAGAAAGAAG CACGTCTGCTGTGACTGCAAGAAGGACTTCTGCTCCTTTTGCTCAGTTTCCCACGGAAACCTCCGCAGATGTTCTACTTGTCACCTACTGCAGGAGACAGCCTTCCAGCGCCCTCAGTTGATGCGGCTGAAAGTGAAGGACCTACGGCAGTATCTCCTCCTCAGAAACATACCGACTGACACTTGTCGGGAGAAGGAAGACTTGGTAGATCTAGTACTGTGCCATCGTGGACTAGCTTCAGGGGGTGACCTGGACTCAAGCAGCCTGAATTCCTCACGGTCCCAGACTTCTAGTTTTTTTACACAATCGTTTTTTTCAAATTATACAGCCCCCTCTGCTACTGTGTCCTCCTTCCAGGGTGAGCTCATGGACAGAGATGGGACCTTCAGATCAGAAGTTCTGGCACAG GTACAAAGTGAAATAGCTACAGCCAacacagatgatgatgatgatgatgatgatgatgaagatgaagatgatgacaatgaagaagaagatgatgatgatgaacaaGAAGAAAACTTGGAGGAACAG AACCCAGGACTCTCTAAGAAGAAAGTGAGAGCCTCGCTGTCCGACCTGTCAAGCCTTGAAGAGGTAGAAGGGATGAGTGTGCGCCAGCTGAAGGAGATCCTGGCTCGGAACTTTGTCAACTATTCTGGCTGTTGTGAAAAATGGGAGCTGGTAGAAAAAGTCAACCGGTTGtacaaagagaatgaagaaaaccaaaagtcat ACGGTGAGCGGATGCAGCTTCAGGATGAGGAAGACGACAGCCTGTGCCGAATCTGCATGGATGCAGTCATTGACTGTGTCCTGCTGGAATGTGGGCACATGGTCACCTGCACCAAGTGTGGCAAGCGCATGAGTGAGTGTCCCATCTGTCGACAGTATGTGGTGCGTGCTGTGCATGTTTTCAAGTCATGA
- the Rnf34 gene encoding E3 ubiquitin-protein ligase RNF34 isoform X2 → MWASCCGLLNEVMGTGAVRGQQTGFPGSTGPFRFTPSSDFPTYPPAATEGPNIVCKACGLSFSVFRKKHVCCDCKKDFCSFCSVSHGNLRRCSTCHLLQETAFQRPQLMRLKVKDLRQYLLLRNIPTDTCREKEDLVDLVLCHRGLASGGDLDSSSLNSSRSQTSSFFTQSFFSNYTAPSATVSSFQGELMDRDGTFRSEVLAQVQSEIATANTDDDDDDDDDEDEDDDNEEEDDDDEQEENLEEQNPGLSKKKVRASLSDLSSLEEVEGMSVRQLKEILARNFVNYSGCCEKWELVEKVNRLYKENEENQKSYGERMQLQDEEDDSLCRICMDAVIDCVLLECGHMVTCTKCGKRMSECPICRQYVVRAVHVFKS, encoded by the exons ATGTGGGCTTCATGCTGTGGGCTGCTAAATGAAGTCATGGGAACTGGAGCTGTCAGAGGTCAGCAGACGGGATTTCCAGGAAGCACCGGCCCATTCAGATTTACACCAAGCTCTGACTTTCCCACCTATCCACCAGCAGCTACTGAAGGGCCCAATATAGTTTGCAAAGCGTGTGGGCTTTCATTTTCAGTCTTTAGAAAGAAG CACGTCTGCTGTGACTGCAAGAAGGACTTCTGCTCCTTTTGCTCAGTTTCCCACGGAAACCTCCGCAGATGTTCTACTTGTCACCTACTGCAGGAGACAGCCTTCCAGCGCCCTCAGTTGATGCGGCTGAAAGTGAAGGACCTACGGCAGTATCTCCTCCTCAGAAACATACCGACTGACACTTGTCGGGAGAAGGAAGACTTGGTAGATCTAGTACTGTGCCATCGTGGACTAGCTTCAGGGGGTGACCTGGACTCAAGCAGCCTGAATTCCTCACGGTCCCAGACTTCTAGTTTTTTTACACAATCGTTTTTTTCAAATTATACAGCCCCCTCTGCTACTGTGTCCTCCTTCCAGGGTGAGCTCATGGACAGAGATGGGACCTTCAGATCAGAAGTTCTGGCACAG GTACAAAGTGAAATAGCTACAGCCAacacagatgatgatgatgatgatgatgatgatgaagatgaagatgatgacaatgaagaagaagatgatgatgatgaacaaGAAGAAAACTTGGAGGAACAG AACCCAGGACTCTCTAAGAAGAAAGTGAGAGCCTCGCTGTCCGACCTGTCAAGCCTTGAAGAGGTAGAAGGGATGAGTGTGCGCCAGCTGAAGGAGATCCTGGCTCGGAACTTTGTCAACTATTCTGGCTGTTGTGAAAAATGGGAGCTGGTAGAAAAAGTCAACCGGTTGtacaaagagaatgaagaaaaccaaaagtcat ACGGTGAGCGGATGCAGCTTCAGGATGAGGAAGACGACAGCCTGTGCCGAATCTGCATGGATGCAGTCATTGACTGTGTCCTGCTGGAATGTGGGCACATGGTCACCTGCACCAAGTGTGGCAAGCGCATGAGTGAGTGTCCCATCTGTCGACAGTATGTGGTGCGTGCTGTGCATGTTTTCAAGTCATGA